A genomic region of Dreissena polymorpha isolate Duluth1 chromosome 4, UMN_Dpol_1.0, whole genome shotgun sequence contains the following coding sequences:
- the LOC127877035 gene encoding uncharacterized protein LOC127877035 isoform X8 gives MRDVNILVQMDVLGDFGLFRMGGGPGMDKVSQTMIELKDCAADAACAVPGESHCLGHCGLVSGLDDPCLTPGLCTPQSDSLSGTEAAVVQRLWTIHRHPERSTLHQAGKIDPDSHPQSQPDHD, from the exons atgagagatgtcaatattttggttcaaatggatgttttaggtgattttggactgttccggatgggagggggacctggtatggacaa agtcagccagaccatgattgagcttaaggattgtgctgcggatgcggcctgtgcagttccgggagaaagtcactgtcttgggcattgcggtctggtatcag gtctggatgatccttgcctgactccgggtttgtgtacacctcaatccgactccctgtccggtaccgaggccgcagtggtgcagcgcttgtggacgatccatcgacatcctgaaaggtcaacacttcaccaagctgggaaaattgatcctgatagtcatccccag
- the LOC127877035 gene encoding uncharacterized protein LOC127877035 isoform X13 — MRDVNILVQMDVLGDFGLFRMGGGPGMDKVSQTMIELKDCAADAACAVPGESHCLGHCGLVSGLDDPCLTPGLCTPQSDSLSGTEAAVVQRLWTIHRHPERSTLHQAGKIDPDSHPQVVK; from the exons atgagagatgtcaatattttggttcaaatggatgttttaggtgattttggactgttccggatgggagggggacctggtatggacaa agtcagccagaccatgattgagcttaaggattgtgctgcggatgcggcctgtgcagttccgggagaaagtcactgtcttgggcattgcggtctggtatcag gtctggatgatccttgcctgactccgggtttgtgtacacctcaatccgactccctgtccggtaccgaggccgcagtggtgcagcgcttgtggacgatccatcgacatcctgaaaggtcaacacttcaccaagctgggaaaattgatcctgatagtcatccccag
- the LOC127877035 gene encoding uncharacterized protein LOC127877035 isoform X1 yields MRDVNILVQMDVLGDFGLFRMGGGPGMDKVSQTMIELKDCAADAACAVPGESHCLGHCGLVSGLDDPCLTPGLCTPQSDSLSGTEAAVVQRLWTIHRHPERSTLHQAGKIDPDSHPQSQPDHD; encoded by the exons atgagagatgtcaatattttggttcaaatggatgttttaggtgattttggactgttccggatgggagggggacctggtatggacaa agtcagccagaccatgattgagcttaaggattgtgctgcggatgcggcctgtgcagttccgggagaaagtcactgtcttgggcattgcggtctggtatcag gtctggatgatccttgcctgactccgggtttgtgtacacctcaatccgactccctgtccggtaccgaggccgcagtggtgcagcgcttgtggacgatccatcgacatcctgaaaggtcaacacttcaccaagctgggaaaattgatcctgatagtcatccccag agtcagccagaccatgattga